The following coding sequences lie in one Azospirillum humicireducens genomic window:
- the rpsB gene encoding 30S ribosomal protein S2, whose product MTMPTFTMRQLLEAGVHFGHHTRRWNPKMNQYIFGVRNGVHIIDLEQTVPMLHRALQAVRDVVAGGGRVLFVGTKRQAQERIAEAAAKCGQYYVNHRWLGGMLTNWKTISQSIKRLREMEERLGGDTSGLTKREVLELTRERDKLERALGGIKEMGGLPDVIFIIDTNKESIAVKEANKLGIPVIAVLDSNSDPDGVAFPIPGNDDALRAIELYCDLTVGAVLDGLQAEMSAAGIDVGAAEDAPAEQLPEEETAETAQA is encoded by the coding sequence ATGACCATGCCCACCTTCACCATGCGCCAGCTGCTGGAAGCCGGTGTCCACTTCGGCCACCACACCCGCCGCTGGAACCCGAAGATGAACCAGTACATCTTCGGCGTCCGCAATGGCGTGCACATCATCGACCTCGAGCAGACCGTCCCGATGCTGCACCGCGCCCTGCAGGCCGTGCGTGACGTCGTCGCCGGCGGTGGCCGCGTCCTGTTCGTCGGCACCAAGCGTCAGGCCCAGGAGCGGATCGCCGAGGCAGCCGCCAAGTGCGGCCAGTACTACGTCAACCACCGCTGGCTCGGCGGCATGCTGACCAACTGGAAGACGATCTCCCAGTCGATCAAGCGCCTGCGCGAGATGGAAGAGCGTCTGGGCGGCGACACCTCGGGCCTGACCAAGCGCGAAGTGCTGGAACTGACCCGCGAGCGCGACAAGCTGGAGCGTGCGCTGGGCGGCATCAAGGAGATGGGCGGCCTGCCGGACGTCATCTTCATCATCGACACCAACAAGGAGTCGATCGCGGTCAAGGAAGCCAACAAGCTGGGCATCCCGGTCATCGCGGTCCTCGACAGCAACTCCGATCCGGACGGCGTGGCCTTCCCGATCCCCGGCAACGACGACGCGCTGCGCGCCATCGAGCTGTACTGCGACCTGACGGTCGGTGCGGTGCTTGACGGCCTGCAGGCCGAGATGAGCGCCGCCGGCATCGACGTCGGCGCCGCCGAGGACGCCCCGGCCGAGCAGCTGCCGGAGGAAGAGACCGCCGAGACCGCCCAGGCCTGA
- a CDS encoding phosphatidate cytidylyltransferase, with the protein MKSSTDGNAASAPPPPGPADAQASASTTAPVTPSKAGDLKVRALSALVMAPAVLGAVWLGGWVFHALIAFGSVVAVSEWTNIVPSARRLPARLMAAIGIAVALMAQIAAGPAAALGVAAAFSVLTAIVGGGSDRGLLGFGVFYVAAGMAGLIWLRDLPTVGLSLFLFVLLAIWATDIGAYAAGRSIGGPKLAPRISPKKTWAGLIGGMLSSALFGWLVAIAFDAARPDIALLVGAAVAVVGQAGDLFESAVKRRYNVKDSGQLIPGHGGILDRIDGLLAAAPVLALFHAAVGTVLSWW; encoded by the coding sequence TTGAAGAGTTCCACCGACGGGAACGCCGCTTCGGCGCCACCACCGCCGGGTCCCGCTGACGCCCAGGCTTCGGCCTCGACCACCGCGCCGGTGACGCCTTCCAAGGCCGGGGACCTGAAGGTCCGCGCCCTTTCTGCGCTTGTCATGGCGCCTGCCGTGTTGGGCGCCGTCTGGCTTGGCGGTTGGGTTTTCCATGCTCTCATCGCCTTCGGATCGGTTGTTGCCGTATCCGAATGGACCAACATCGTCCCCAGCGCTCGCCGCCTTCCGGCCCGCTTGATGGCGGCAATCGGCATTGCCGTCGCACTGATGGCCCAGATCGCGGCAGGGCCCGCCGCGGCCCTGGGCGTTGCCGCGGCCTTCTCCGTTCTGACGGCCATCGTCGGCGGCGGCAGCGACCGCGGCCTGCTTGGGTTCGGCGTCTTCTACGTCGCCGCCGGCATGGCGGGGCTCATCTGGCTGCGCGATCTGCCGACTGTCGGGCTATCGCTTTTCCTGTTCGTGCTCCTCGCCATCTGGGCGACGGACATCGGCGCCTATGCCGCTGGCCGCAGCATCGGCGGGCCGAAGCTGGCTCCAAGGATCAGTCCGAAAAAAACCTGGGCGGGCCTGATCGGCGGCATGCTGTCCTCCGCACTGTTCGGCTGGCTTGTGGCGATTGCCTTCGACGCGGCGCGCCCGGATATCGCCCTTCTGGTCGGCGCCGCCGTCGCGGTGGTGGGGCAGGCCGGCGACCTTTTCGAATCGGCGGTCAAGCGGCGTTACAATGTGAAGGACAGCGGCCAGCTCATTCCCGGGCATGGCGGCATCCTCGACCGCATCGACGGGCTTCTGGCCGCGGCCCCGGTGCTGGCCTTGTTCCACGCGGCCGTTGGAACGGTTCTTTCATGGTGGTGA
- the aspS gene encoding aspartate--tRNA ligase produces MHPYRTHTCGQLREENAGETVRLSGWMNRKRDHGQLLFIDLRDHYGLTQCVVDTSNPAFEVANRLKLESVITVTGKVVKRTAETINDKLPTGRIELQIAELTVEGEAEQIPLQVNQDTDAGEDVRLRYRFLDLRRERIHENIMLRSRVIASARRRMIDQGFTEFQTPILTASSPEGARDYLVPSRNHPGKFYALPQAPQQFKQLLMVAGFDRYFQIAPCFRDEDARADRSPGEFYQLDFEMSFVTQEDVFAAIEPVLHGIFDEFGGFRRDSKPVIDGLPFRRISFAESMLKYGNDKPDLRNPLVITDVTEVFKRDDVEFRAFKQTLEKGGVVRAIRAPKVSDRPRSFFDKLNDWARGLGAPGLGYIVMEAGGGKGPIAKFVPEAAQAQLRELAGLEDGDAIFFVCDQPGPAAKLAGFARTRIGEELDLIEKNAFRFCWIVDFPMYELDEETNKVIFSHNPFSMPQGGLKALETMNPLDIKAYQYDIVCNGVELSSGAIRNHLPEVMYKAFEIAGYPPEELEARFGGMLSAFKLGAPPHGGSAPGIDRIVMLLADEPNIREVIAFPLNQRAEDLLMQAPAPVDTARLRELHLKLDLPKPKVAAPSAPQA; encoded by the coding sequence ATGCACCCCTACCGCACGCACACCTGCGGCCAGCTTCGTGAAGAGAATGCCGGTGAGACCGTCCGCCTGTCGGGCTGGATGAACCGGAAGCGCGACCATGGACAGCTGCTGTTCATCGACCTGCGCGACCATTACGGCCTGACGCAGTGCGTGGTCGATACCTCCAACCCGGCCTTCGAGGTCGCGAACCGGCTGAAGCTGGAATCGGTCATCACCGTCACCGGCAAGGTGGTGAAGCGCACGGCCGAGACCATCAACGACAAGCTGCCCACCGGCCGCATCGAGCTGCAGATCGCCGAGCTGACCGTGGAAGGCGAGGCGGAGCAGATTCCGCTGCAGGTCAACCAGGACACCGACGCGGGCGAGGACGTGCGCCTGCGCTACCGCTTCCTCGACCTGCGCCGCGAGCGCATCCACGAGAACATCATGCTGCGGTCGCGCGTGATCGCCTCGGCGCGCCGCCGCATGATCGACCAGGGCTTCACCGAATTCCAGACGCCGATCCTCACCGCCTCCTCGCCGGAAGGCGCGCGTGACTATCTGGTGCCGAGCCGCAACCATCCCGGCAAGTTCTACGCCCTGCCGCAGGCGCCGCAGCAGTTCAAGCAGCTGCTGATGGTCGCCGGATTCGACCGCTACTTCCAGATCGCCCCCTGCTTCCGCGACGAGGATGCCCGCGCCGACCGCAGCCCGGGCGAGTTCTACCAGCTCGATTTCGAGATGTCCTTCGTCACCCAGGAAGACGTCTTCGCCGCCATCGAGCCGGTTCTGCACGGCATCTTCGACGAGTTCGGCGGCTTCCGCCGCGACTCGAAGCCGGTCATCGACGGGCTGCCGTTCCGCCGCATCTCCTTCGCCGAGTCGATGCTGAAATACGGCAACGACAAGCCGGATCTGCGCAACCCGCTGGTCATCACCGACGTGACCGAGGTGTTCAAGCGCGACGACGTGGAATTCCGCGCCTTCAAGCAGACGCTCGAGAAGGGCGGAGTCGTCCGCGCCATCCGCGCGCCGAAGGTTTCCGACCGTCCGCGCAGCTTCTTCGACAAGCTGAACGACTGGGCCCGCGGCCTCGGCGCCCCCGGCCTCGGTTACATCGTCATGGAGGCCGGCGGCGGAAAGGGTCCGATCGCCAAGTTCGTGCCGGAGGCGGCGCAGGCCCAGCTGCGCGAACTGGCCGGTCTGGAAGACGGCGACGCCATCTTCTTCGTCTGCGACCAGCCCGGCCCGGCAGCCAAGCTGGCCGGCTTCGCCCGCACCCGCATCGGCGAGGAGCTGGACCTGATCGAGAAGAACGCCTTCCGCTTCTGCTGGATCGTCGACTTCCCGATGTACGAGCTGGACGAGGAGACCAACAAGGTCATCTTCAGCCACAACCCGTTCTCCATGCCCCAGGGCGGCCTGAAGGCGCTGGAGACGATGAACCCGCTCGACATCAAGGCCTATCAGTACGACATCGTTTGCAATGGCGTGGAGCTGTCCTCGGGCGCCATCCGCAACCACCTGCCGGAAGTGATGTACAAGGCCTTCGAGATCGCCGGCTATCCGCCGGAGGAGCTGGAAGCCCGGTTCGGCGGCATGCTGAGCGCGTTCAAGCTGGGCGCCCCGCCGCACGGCGGCTCGGCCCCCGGCATCGACCGCATCGTCATGCTGCTGGCCGACGAGCCGAACATCCGCGAGGTCATCGCCTTCCCGCTGAACCAGCGGGCCGAAGACCTGCTGATGCAGGCCCCGGCGCCGGTCGATACCGCCCGCCTGCGGGAACTGCATCTGAAGCTCGACCTGCCCAAGCCGAAGGTGGCGGCACCGTCAGCGCCGCAGGCGTAA
- the frr gene encoding ribosome recycling factor — MAAPDLSDLKRRMEGALDSFRKELGGLRTGRASSNLLEPVMVEAYGSRMHLREVATVSVPEPRLISVQVWDRGMTKAVEKAIRDSGLGLNPQAEGQVIRVPLPDLTQERRAELAKVAHKYAEQCRVAIRNIRRDGMDGLKKAEKASEITQDEHKVQADKVQVLTDQHIKMVDDSLAQKEKEIMQV, encoded by the coding sequence GTGGCTGCGCCCGACCTATCGGATCTGAAGCGCCGCATGGAAGGCGCGCTCGACTCATTTCGCAAGGAACTGGGCGGTCTGCGCACCGGCCGCGCCTCGTCGAACCTGCTGGAACCGGTGATGGTGGAGGCCTATGGCAGCCGCATGCACCTGCGCGAGGTTGCGACGGTCTCCGTTCCGGAGCCGCGCCTGATCTCGGTTCAGGTCTGGGACCGCGGCATGACCAAGGCGGTCGAGAAGGCCATCCGCGACAGCGGCCTGGGTCTGAACCCGCAGGCCGAAGGCCAGGTCATCCGCGTGCCGCTGCCCGACCTGACCCAGGAGCGCCGCGCCGAGTTGGCAAAGGTCGCCCACAAGTACGCCGAACAGTGCCGTGTCGCCATCCGCAACATCCGCCGCGACGGCATGGACGGACTGAAGAAGGCCGAGAAGGCCAGCGAGATCACCCAGGACGAGCACAAGGTCCAGGCGGACAAGGTGCAGGTCCTGACCGACCAGCACATCAAGATGGTCGACGACTCGCTTGCGCAAAAAGAAAAGGAAATTATGCAGGTCTGA
- a CDS encoding isoprenyl transferase — MRDADDNRSNTAPAHVAIIMDGNGRWAKARGLPRTAGHKKGVDAVRRTVEAARELGIGTLTIFSFSSENWRRPEEEISDLMGLLRFYLRSEVAELHRAGIRLRVIGDRNRLSDDINRLIDNAEGLTRDNRVMTLVVALSYGSRLEIVHAARRLAEEAAAGRLSPDAIDEDALSARLYTADIPDPDLIIRTSGEKRISNFLLWQAAYAELVFVDTLWPDFTKRDLEAAIEEFHRRERRFGATTAGSR, encoded by the coding sequence ATGCGCGACGCGGACGACAACCGGTCCAACACGGCCCCTGCGCACGTCGCCATCATCATGGATGGCAACGGACGTTGGGCCAAGGCGCGCGGCTTGCCGCGCACCGCCGGTCACAAGAAGGGCGTGGACGCCGTCCGCCGCACCGTGGAAGCGGCGCGCGAACTTGGCATCGGCACTCTGACGATCTTCAGCTTCTCTTCGGAGAACTGGCGCCGGCCGGAAGAGGAAATCAGCGACCTGATGGGTCTGCTGCGATTCTATCTGCGCAGCGAGGTCGCCGAACTGCACCGGGCGGGCATCCGGCTGCGGGTCATAGGCGACCGCAACCGGCTGTCAGACGACATCAACCGTCTGATCGACAACGCCGAGGGCCTGACCCGCGACAACAGGGTGATGACACTGGTCGTCGCCCTCAGCTACGGCTCGCGGCTGGAGATCGTCCATGCGGCGCGGCGGCTGGCGGAAGAGGCTGCGGCCGGCCGCCTGTCGCCCGACGCCATCGACGAGGATGCCCTGTCGGCCCGCCTCTACACCGCCGACATTCCCGACCCCGACCTGATCATCCGCACGAGCGGCGAGAAGCGGATCAGCAATTTCCTGCTTTGGCAGGCGGCCTACGCCGAGCTGGTTTTCGTGGACACGCTCTGGCCCGATTTCACCAAGCGCGATCTGGAGGCGGCGATTGAAGAGTTCCACCGACGGGAACGCCGCTTCGGCGCCACCACCGCCGGGTCCCGCTGA
- a CDS encoding 1-deoxy-D-xylulose-5-phosphate reductoisomerase, with the protein MVVKAEAAPGAPRSVTILGSTGSVGTQTVDLVARDPERFPVEALTANRNVALLARQARDLKARLAVVADPAGYTQLKDLLSGTGIEVAAGPEAVAAAAERPADWVMAAIVGAAGLEPTLAAVRRGAIVAFANKEVLVCAGSLMMEEVKAHGATLLPVDSEHSAIYQVFDFERTDSVARLILTASGGPFRTRDRVFMAAATREQAVAHPTWDMGAKISVDSATMMNKGLELIEAHFLFGIPEERIDVLVHPQSVIHSLVEYVDGSVLAQLGTPDMRTPIAYALGWPARIATPAERLDLVKAATLTFEAPDPVRFPALRLARAALQSGGGAPTILSAANEVAVQAFLDRRIGFLDIERIVEETLTALPHRPLRDLAAVREADAEARRVAADRIQASGATAVGSR; encoded by the coding sequence ATGGTGGTGAAGGCGGAAGCGGCGCCGGGTGCGCCGCGCAGCGTGACGATCCTTGGCTCCACCGGCTCGGTCGGAACGCAGACCGTGGACCTCGTCGCCCGCGATCCGGAGCGTTTCCCGGTGGAGGCTCTGACCGCCAACCGCAACGTCGCCCTGCTGGCCAGGCAGGCCCGCGACCTGAAGGCCCGCCTGGCCGTCGTCGCCGATCCCGCCGGCTACACGCAGTTGAAGGACCTGTTGTCCGGCACCGGCATCGAGGTTGCCGCAGGGCCCGAGGCGGTGGCAGCCGCTGCCGAACGGCCGGCCGACTGGGTGATGGCCGCCATCGTCGGCGCCGCCGGACTGGAGCCGACGCTCGCCGCCGTGCGCCGCGGGGCCATCGTCGCCTTCGCCAACAAGGAGGTTCTGGTCTGCGCCGGCTCCCTGATGATGGAGGAGGTGAAGGCGCATGGCGCGACCTTGCTGCCGGTCGACAGCGAGCATTCCGCCATCTATCAGGTCTTCGATTTCGAGCGGACCGACAGCGTCGCCCGCCTGATCCTCACTGCGTCCGGCGGCCCGTTCCGCACCAGGGACCGCGTCTTCATGGCGGCGGCGACGCGGGAGCAGGCGGTGGCACATCCGACCTGGGACATGGGCGCCAAGATCTCGGTCGACAGCGCCACGATGATGAACAAAGGGCTGGAACTGATCGAGGCCCATTTCCTGTTCGGCATCCCGGAGGAGCGGATCGACGTCCTGGTCCATCCGCAGTCGGTCATCCACTCCCTGGTCGAGTATGTCGACGGCTCCGTCCTGGCGCAGCTCGGCACGCCGGACATGCGCACGCCCATCGCCTATGCGCTCGGCTGGCCCGCCCGCATCGCCACTCCGGCGGAAAGGCTTGATTTGGTCAAGGCGGCCACCCTGACCTTCGAGGCCCCGGATCCCGTGCGTTTTCCGGCACTTCGGCTTGCCCGGGCCGCCTTGCAAAGCGGTGGGGGCGCTCCTACTATACTCAGTGCCGCCAACGAGGTGGCTGTTCAGGCGTTTCTCGACCGCCGGATCGGCTTCCTCGACATCGAACGGATCGTCGAGGAGACGTTGACGGCGTTGCCCCACCGCCCGCTGCGCGATCTCGCCGCCGTGCGGGAGGCCGATGCGGAGGCCAGGCGGGTTGCCGCCGACCGCATTCAGGCCAGCGGTGCGACGGCGGTTGGCAGCCGATGA
- the tsf gene encoding translation elongation factor Ts → MAEITASLVKELREKTGAGMMDCKKALNETQGDLEGAVDWLRKKGLAAAAKKSGRIAAEGLVAVATAGTKGAVVEVNAETDFVARNDKFQAFAAKSAELALATGGDVEALKAAAYPGTSHTAQDELTSLIATVGENMNLRRSVTLSVSAGVVVSYVHSAIAPGLGKIGVLVALESTGDAGKLADLGKQIAMHIAAARPDALDIADVDSSSLERERNVLAEQARASGKPEAIIEKMVEGRVRKYYEEVCLLEQTYVIDGETKVRKVVENAAKDIGAPVKVTAFTRFALGEGIEKAQSDFAAEVAAAAGGQG, encoded by the coding sequence ATGGCCGAGATTACCGCCTCGCTCGTCAAGGAACTGCGCGAGAAGACCGGCGCGGGCATGATGGACTGCAAGAAGGCGCTGAACGAGACGCAGGGCGACCTCGAGGGCGCCGTCGACTGGCTGCGCAAGAAGGGCCTCGCCGCCGCCGCCAAGAAGTCGGGCCGCATCGCCGCCGAGGGGCTGGTGGCCGTCGCCACCGCCGGCACCAAGGGCGCTGTCGTCGAAGTGAACGCCGAGACCGATTTCGTCGCCCGCAACGACAAGTTCCAGGCTTTCGCGGCCAAGTCCGCCGAGCTGGCCCTGGCCACCGGTGGCGATGTCGAGGCTCTGAAGGCCGCTGCCTATCCGGGCACCTCGCACACTGCCCAGGACGAGCTGACCAGCCTGATCGCCACCGTCGGCGAGAACATGAACCTGCGCCGCAGCGTCACCCTGTCGGTTTCGGCCGGTGTCGTCGTCAGCTACGTCCACTCGGCCATTGCGCCGGGCCTGGGCAAGATCGGCGTTCTGGTCGCCCTGGAGTCGACCGGCGACGCCGGCAAGCTGGCCGATCTCGGCAAGCAGATCGCCATGCACATCGCCGCCGCCCGTCCGGATGCGCTGGACATCGCCGACGTCGACAGCTCGTCGCTGGAGCGTGAGCGCAACGTCCTGGCCGAGCAGGCCCGCGCGTCGGGCAAGCCGGAAGCCATCATCGAGAAGATGGTCGAAGGCCGCGTCCGCAAGTACTACGAAGAGGTCTGCCTGCTGGAGCAGACCTACGTGATCGACGGCGAGACCAAGGTCCGCAAGGTGGTGGAGAACGCCGCCAAGGACATCGGCGCCCCGGTCAAGGTCACGGCCTTCACCCGCTTCGCTCTGGGCGAAGGCATCGAGAAGGCCCAGTCGGACTTCGCCGCCGAAGTCGCCGCCGCCGCCGGCGGTCAGGGCTGA
- the pyrH gene encoding UMP kinase produces the protein MVEATGTTAPAEGVRYKRVLLKVSGEALMGQRDYGLDPEMVNRIAGEVKAVIALGVQVCLVIGGGNIFRGVKGAASGMERASADYIGMLATVMNALSMQSALERMGVSTRVQSAIPMSTVCEPYIRRRAVRHMEKGRVVIFAAGTGNPFFTTDTAAALRASEMGCDGLLKGTQVDGVYTADPKKDPSAQHYERLTYMDVLTKELQVMDASAIALSRENHIPILVFSIHTPGAFAEVMQGRGKHTIITEERE, from the coding sequence ATGGTCGAAGCCACCGGGACCACCGCGCCGGCTGAGGGCGTCCGCTACAAGCGCGTCCTCCTCAAGGTGTCGGGCGAGGCGCTGATGGGTCAGCGCGACTATGGTCTCGACCCGGAGATGGTGAACCGCATCGCCGGCGAGGTGAAGGCGGTCATCGCGCTCGGTGTCCAGGTCTGTCTGGTCATCGGCGGGGGGAACATCTTCCGGGGTGTAAAGGGTGCGGCGAGCGGCATGGAACGTGCCTCGGCCGACTATATCGGCATGCTCGCCACCGTGATGAACGCGCTCTCCATGCAGAGCGCGCTCGAACGGATGGGTGTCAGCACGCGGGTGCAGTCGGCCATTCCCATGTCGACGGTCTGCGAGCCCTATATCCGGCGCCGTGCCGTCCGCCACATGGAAAAGGGCCGGGTGGTGATCTTCGCGGCCGGCACCGGCAACCCCTTCTTCACGACCGACACCGCCGCGGCGCTGCGCGCCTCGGAAATGGGCTGCGACGGTCTGCTGAAGGGGACGCAGGTCGACGGCGTCTACACCGCCGATCCCAAGAAGGATCCGTCGGCCCAGCATTACGAACGCCTCACCTACATGGATGTCCTGACCAAGGAACTGCAGGTGATGGACGCGTCGGCGATCGCGCTTTCGCGTGAGAACCACATTCCCATTCTGGTCTTCTCGATCCACACGCCCGGCGCCTTCGCCGAAGTGATGCAGGGCCGTGGCAAGCACACCATCATAACGGAAGAAAGGGAGTAG
- the rnd gene encoding ribonuclease D, producing the protein MTLITTTDALQAFCQSLAGAEYITVDTEFLREKTYWPQLCLVQVGGPDGAVAIDPLAEGIDLTPLFALMSDPSVLKVFHAARQDVEIFWHLSGQIPHPLFDTQVAAMVCGFGESVGYETLVTKLAGARIDKSSRFTDWSHRPLTERQLTYALSDVIHLRPAYEKLKRRLARSGRSHWLEEEMAILTDPATYQVDPESSYLRLKVRTNKPRFMAILRELAAWREREAQRRDQPRSRVLRDEALLEIAAHAPTTVDDLARTRGLGRGFAEGRQGSDVLAAVQAGLDLPDSALPRVEPREEPPPGLQPIVELLRVLLKMKCDENNVAAKLVASSSELEALAADDAADIPAMHGWRRELFGSDALALKHGKIGLAVIDRRVRIVPAGDPRPSAEPVELET; encoded by the coding sequence ATGACGCTCATCACGACAACCGACGCCCTTCAGGCCTTCTGTCAGTCGCTGGCAGGGGCCGAGTACATCACGGTCGACACCGAGTTTCTGCGGGAAAAGACCTATTGGCCGCAACTCTGTCTCGTGCAGGTCGGCGGACCCGACGGCGCGGTCGCCATCGACCCGCTGGCCGAGGGAATCGACCTGACACCGCTGTTCGCGCTGATGAGCGACCCGTCGGTGCTGAAGGTGTTCCACGCCGCCCGCCAGGACGTGGAGATCTTCTGGCATCTGTCGGGCCAGATCCCGCATCCGCTGTTCGACACCCAGGTCGCGGCGATGGTCTGCGGCTTCGGCGAAAGCGTGGGCTATGAAACGCTGGTCACCAAGCTGGCCGGCGCCCGCATCGACAAGTCCAGCCGCTTCACCGACTGGTCGCACCGGCCGCTGACCGAGCGGCAGCTGACCTACGCCCTGTCCGACGTCATTCATCTGCGCCCGGCCTACGAGAAGCTGAAGCGCCGCCTTGCCCGATCCGGCCGCTCGCACTGGCTGGAGGAGGAGATGGCGATCCTGACCGATCCGGCGACCTATCAGGTCGATCCGGAAAGCTCGTATCTGCGGCTGAAGGTGCGGACCAACAAGCCGCGCTTCATGGCGATCCTCAGGGAACTGGCGGCCTGGCGTGAGCGCGAGGCCCAGCGCCGCGACCAGCCGCGCTCCCGCGTGCTGCGCGACGAAGCGCTGCTGGAGATCGCCGCCCACGCCCCCACCACAGTGGACGACCTCGCCCGCACGCGCGGGCTTGGCCGCGGCTTCGCGGAGGGAAGGCAGGGGAGCGATGTGCTGGCCGCGGTGCAGGCTGGACTCGACCTGCCGGACAGTGCCTTGCCGCGTGTCGAACCGCGCGAGGAACCGCCGCCCGGTCTGCAACCGATCGTCGAGCTTCTGCGCGTGCTGCTGAAGATGAAATGCGACGAGAACAATGTCGCGGCGAAGCTCGTGGCCTCGTCCTCCGAGTTGGAGGCATTGGCGGCCGATGACGCCGCAGACATTCCGGCGATGCACGGGTGGCGGCGCGAGCTGTTCGGCAGCGATGCGCTCGCCCTGAAGCACGGCAAGATCGGGCTTGCCGTCATCGATCGTCGCGTCCGCATCGTTCCTGCCGGAGACCCGCGCCCATCGGCCGAACCGGTCGAATTGGAAACTTGA
- the rseP gene encoding RIP metalloprotease RseP codes for MDIIGGFWTSVLAFLLVLTVLVFVHELGHYLVARRNGVRIETFSIGFGPELFGFTDSAGTRWKFSALPLGGYVKMFGDADPASTPGAHLTGMTEDERAVSFHHKRVGQRAAIVAAGPIANFLFSIVVLAVLFMTAGQSFTPPDVGGIQPGSAAERAGIQPGDLILSVDGTDVQRFEEIRQIVSIRPGQPLAVELKRDGRVMTVTATPDSQSVTDRLGNSHQIGLLGISRGSVGMMRHDPLTAVWQAGREVAGMITGTFTALGQMVQGSRGTEELGGPLRIAQMSGEVAQSGWYPLIWFMTFLSVNLGLINLFPVPMLDGGHLLFYAFEKLRGRPLGARAQEYGFRIGLALVLTLMVFATWNDLVQLRVVDFFRGLVS; via the coding sequence ATGGACATAATCGGCGGTTTCTGGACCTCGGTGCTGGCTTTCCTGCTGGTCCTCACCGTGCTCGTCTTCGTGCACGAGCTCGGTCACTATCTGGTTGCGCGCCGCAATGGCGTGCGGATCGAGACCTTCTCCATCGGCTTCGGACCGGAGCTGTTCGGCTTCACCGACAGCGCCGGCACGCGCTGGAAGTTCAGCGCGCTGCCGTTAGGCGGCTACGTCAAGATGTTCGGCGACGCCGACCCGGCCAGCACGCCCGGCGCCCATCTGACCGGCATGACGGAGGATGAGCGGGCGGTGTCCTTCCACCACAAGCGGGTGGGTCAGCGCGCGGCGATCGTCGCCGCCGGACCGATCGCCAACTTCCTGTTCTCCATCGTCGTGCTGGCCGTGCTGTTCATGACGGCCGGGCAATCCTTCACCCCGCCCGACGTTGGCGGCATCCAGCCGGGCAGCGCTGCCGAGCGTGCCGGCATCCAGCCGGGCGACCTGATTCTGTCTGTCGACGGCACCGATGTGCAGCGCTTCGAGGAAATCCGGCAGATCGTCTCCATCCGGCCAGGGCAGCCTCTGGCAGTCGAGTTGAAGCGCGATGGCCGGGTGATGACGGTTACAGCGACGCCTGATTCGCAGTCCGTCACCGACCGACTCGGGAACAGCCACCAGATCGGCCTGCTCGGCATCAGCCGCGGCAGCGTCGGAATGATGCGCCACGACCCGCTGACCGCGGTCTGGCAGGCGGGACGAGAGGTCGCAGGCATGATCACCGGCACCTTCACCGCGCTGGGCCAGATGGTCCAGGGATCGCGCGGAACCGAGGAGCTGGGGGGGCCGCTGCGCATCGCCCAGATGTCGGGCGAGGTGGCGCAATCCGGCTGGTATCCACTGATCTGGTTCATGACCTTCCTGTCGGTGAACCTTGGGCTGATCAACCTCTTCCCGGTGCCGATGCTGGACGGCGGCCACCTGCTGTTCTACGCCTTCGAGAAGCTGCGCGGCCGGCCGCTCGGAGCGCGAGCGCAAGAATACGGTTTCCGAATTGGATTGGCCTTGGTATTAACGCTCATGGTCTTCGCCACGTGGAACGACCTGGTTCAACTGCGCGTGGTCGATTTCTTCCGGGGACTGGTCTCCTGA